A genomic stretch from Bifidobacterium sp. ESL0769 includes:
- a CDS encoding tape measure protein: protein MAKSAILAVRIIGDSSGASKAMSGAGSSASALAAKFGAVSGIVSGAVQGMTSHAIDYVKNLSGEMVATSDSAQSFANTLSFAGVDDSKIKSLTKSTQKYADQTVFSLSDIRNTTAQLASNGVQGYAELAEAAGNLTAVAGGGADAYRSVGLVLTQTAAAGKLTTENWNQLSDAIPGASGRLQEAMKANGAYTGNFRDAMAKGEISADEFNQALMQLGMSDAAKKAANDTSQMSNASGNLEASVVKLGAGFLDLVKPEVTGFMAGLADWVSNLADGLPGLSGKVQGLAGDLEGRLGSAVDWVKTQGGQAFQALKDSAGPVLDGLKSSVKGVSDVVRPFTSAFGLAGAAISGSMPNLDPWNKLRDALTTAGHAMGELGQFASQHAGVLQTVAVMAGAAAAAYVVWNGAISVHNTVTGLATGVQAAFNAVMDANPIMLVVMAIAAITAGLVYFFTQTQTGQQQWAAFTGFLGSTITNVKAWFGQAGDWVTGKWQGVQAFFSGLPGAIGGFFAGIGSWLSSPFVAAGNAATAKWDSVKAWFAGIPGAIGGFFSNAGSLLWNAGSSIISGLWDGLKSKWEDVKNWVGGLGDWIKEHKGPPAYDAKLLTGNGELIMGSLYDGLDRGWTRKVRPYLGNVTREIPKFGASSLGNSGVAIGAGRPTVITINVNGPVLDGYELGKRCRKALDAFEGAKR, encoded by the coding sequence ATGGCTAAGAGCGCGATACTCGCAGTGAGGATCATCGGCGACTCGTCGGGAGCCTCCAAGGCCATGAGCGGTGCCGGCAGCTCCGCCAGCGCCCTGGCGGCGAAGTTCGGCGCGGTCAGCGGCATCGTCTCCGGGGCCGTACAGGGCATGACCTCGCACGCCATCGACTACGTCAAGAACCTCTCGGGTGAGATGGTGGCGACATCGGACTCCGCGCAAAGCTTTGCGAACACGTTGAGCTTCGCCGGCGTCGACGACTCGAAAATCAAGAGCCTGACCAAAAGCACCCAGAAATACGCTGACCAAACGGTTTTCAGCCTTTCTGACATCCGCAACACCACCGCCCAGCTCGCCTCGAACGGCGTGCAGGGCTACGCGGAACTGGCCGAGGCGGCCGGCAACCTCACCGCCGTGGCCGGCGGCGGGGCCGACGCGTACCGCAGCGTGGGCCTCGTGCTCACCCAGACGGCCGCCGCCGGCAAGCTGACAACCGAAAACTGGAACCAGCTCAGCGACGCGATACCGGGCGCGTCCGGCCGCCTGCAGGAGGCCATGAAGGCCAACGGCGCCTACACCGGCAACTTCCGTGATGCGATGGCCAAAGGCGAAATCAGCGCCGACGAGTTCAACCAGGCACTCATGCAGTTGGGCATGTCGGACGCGGCGAAGAAGGCCGCGAACGACACCAGCCAGATGAGCAACGCCAGCGGGAACCTCGAGGCCAGCGTGGTCAAGCTCGGCGCCGGGTTCCTCGACCTGGTCAAGCCCGAGGTGACCGGTTTCATGGCCGGGCTGGCCGATTGGGTATCGAACCTCGCCGACGGCCTGCCGGGGCTTTCCGGCAAGGTGCAGGGGCTTGCGGGCGACCTCGAAGGCAGACTCGGCTCAGCGGTCGATTGGGTCAAGACGCAGGGTGGCCAGGCTTTCCAAGCACTCAAGGACTCCGCGGGCCCCGTGCTCGATGGCCTCAAATCAAGCGTCAAAGGTGTCAGCGACGTCGTGAGACCGTTCACTTCGGCGTTCGGGCTGGCCGGAGCGGCCATCTCCGGCAGCATGCCGAACCTCGACCCATGGAACAAGCTGCGCGATGCGCTCACCACGGCCGGCCACGCCATGGGCGAACTCGGCCAGTTCGCCAGCCAGCACGCCGGCGTGCTGCAGACCGTAGCGGTCATGGCCGGCGCAGCGGCCGCGGCCTATGTGGTATGGAACGGCGCGATAAGCGTACACAACACCGTCACCGGCCTCGCCACCGGAGTGCAGGCCGCGTTCAACGCGGTGATGGACGCCAACCCGATCATGCTGGTGGTCATGGCCATCGCCGCCATCACCGCCGGCCTCGTGTACTTCTTCACCCAGACGCAGACCGGCCAACAGCAGTGGGCCGCGTTTACTGGTTTCCTCGGTTCGACCATCACCAACGTGAAGGCGTGGTTCGGGCAGGCGGGCGACTGGGTCACCGGCAAGTGGCAGGGCGTGCAGGCGTTCTTCTCCGGCCTTCCCGGCGCGATTGGCGGGTTCTTCGCGGGAATCGGCTCGTGGCTCAGCTCACCGTTCGTCGCCGCCGGCAACGCGGCCACGGCCAAGTGGGACAGTGTCAAGGCGTGGTTCGCGGGCATACCCGGTGCCATCGGCGGGTTCTTCAGCAACGCCGGCTCGCTGTTGTGGAACGCGGGCAGCAGCATCATCTCCGGCCTGTGGGACGGCTTGAAATCCAAGTGGGAGGATGTGAAGAACTGGGTCGGCGGGCTCGGCGACTGGATCAAGGAGCACAAGGGCCCACCCGCGTACGACGCGAAGCTTTTGACCGGCAACGGCGAGCTGATCATGGGCAGCCTCTACGACGGCCTCGACCGGGGCTGGACGCGCAAGGTTCGCCCCTACCTCGGCAACGTCACCCGCGAGATACCGAAGTTCGGGGCGTCGAGCCTGGGCAATTCCGGCGTCGCCATTGGTGCCGGCCGGCCGACGGTCATCACCATCAACGTCAACGGCCCCGTGCTCGACGGCTACGAACTGGGCAAGCGGTGCCGCAAGGCCCTCGACGCCTTCGAGGGGGCCAAGCGATGA